The Stieleria sp. JC731 genome has a segment encoding these proteins:
- a CDS encoding STAS domain-containing protein: MSATTQQNNGEVLVVGFMDSKILDSQRIELVGRELQESVPQAINKKLLLNFRGVSFMSSAMITKLVMLNKTCKAQSVTLKFCEVSPNVLEVFKITNLNKLFDIQASEEKAIASFEKKGWFS; this comes from the coding sequence ATGTCGGCCACCACTCAGCAAAACAACGGGGAAGTCTTGGTTGTCGGATTTATGGACAGCAAGATTTTGGATAGTCAACGGATCGAACTTGTTGGCCGAGAACTGCAAGAGTCTGTTCCTCAGGCGATCAACAAAAAGCTACTGCTAAACTTCCGCGGCGTTTCATTCATGTCGTCAGCGATGATCACAAAGCTCGTCATGTTGAACAAGACTTGCAAAGCGCAGAGCGTGACACTGAAGTTTTGCGAAGTTTCTCCAAACGTCTTGGAAGTGTTCAAGATCACGAACTTGAACAAGTTGTTTGATATCCAAGCTTCCGAAGAGAAAGCCATCGCTAGCTTCGAAAAGAAAGGCTGGTTTAGCTGA